A genomic stretch from Enterobacter dykesii includes:
- a CDS encoding MFS transporter, whose product MTTYTRPVLLLLCGLLLLTLAIAVLNTLVPLWLAHENLPTWQVGMVSSSFFTGNLLGTLMTGSLIKRFGFNRSYYLASLIFAAGCAGLGLMVGFWSWMAWRFIAGVGCAMIWVVVESALMCSGTSRNRGRLLAAYMMVYYVGTVLGQLMVSKLPTDLMSVLPWVTGMVLAAILPLLFTRIVNQNSEHQEATHVWPMLRLRQARLGVNGCIISGIVLGSLYGLMPLYLNHQGVSDSGIGFWMAVMVSAGIVGQWPIGRLADRFGRLLVLRVQVFVVIMGCLAMLSNAAMAPALFILGAAGFTLYPVAMAWACEKVEHHQLVAMNQALLLSYTIGSLLGPTFTAMLMQNYSDNLLFIMIASVSFIYLLMLLRKAGEHPTPVAHA is encoded by the coding sequence ATGACCACCTATACCCGCCCAGTGCTCCTGTTGCTCTGTGGCCTGCTTCTGTTGACCCTGGCGATCGCAGTGTTAAATACGCTCGTCCCGCTATGGCTCGCCCATGAAAACTTACCGACCTGGCAGGTGGGTATGGTCAGCTCGTCCTTTTTTACCGGGAACCTGCTGGGTACGCTAATGACCGGGAGCCTGATTAAGCGCTTTGGCTTTAATCGCAGCTATTATCTGGCTTCGCTGATTTTCGCCGCCGGGTGTGCAGGGCTGGGCCTGATGGTCGGATTCTGGAGCTGGATGGCATGGCGCTTTATCGCAGGCGTAGGCTGCGCGATGATTTGGGTGGTGGTTGAAAGCGCGCTGATGTGCAGCGGCACTTCGCGCAACCGTGGACGCCTGCTGGCAGCCTATATGATGGTTTATTACGTCGGCACCGTGCTGGGTCAACTGATGGTCAGCAAGCTGCCAACCGATCTGATGAGCGTTCTGCCGTGGGTAACGGGCATGGTGCTGGCCGCAATCCTGCCACTGCTCTTCACGCGTATTGTGAACCAGAACAGCGAGCATCAGGAAGCGACCCACGTCTGGCCGATGCTGAGACTGCGTCAGGCGCGCCTGGGCGTTAACGGCTGCATTATCTCGGGGATTGTACTGGGCTCGCTCTACGGCCTGATGCCGCTCTATCTGAATCATCAGGGCGTCAGCGATTCCGGAATTGGCTTCTGGATGGCGGTGATGGTGAGTGCGGGGATCGTCGGGCAGTGGCCGATTGGCCGCCTTGCGGACCGCTTCGGTCGTTTGCTGGTGCTTCGCGTTCAGGTCTTCGTGGTCATCATGGGATGCCTTGCCATGCTCAGCAACGCCGCGATGGCGCCTGCGCTGTTTATTCTCGGGGCCGCCGGCTTTACGCTCTATCCGGTCGCGATGGCCTGGGCCTGTGAGAAAGTTGAACATCACCAGCTGGTGGCAATGAACCAGGCGCTGTTACTGAGCTATACCATCGGCAGTTTATTAGGGCCGACGTTTACCGCGATGCTGATGCAGAATTATTCCGATAATTTATTGTTTATCATGATCGCCAGCGTGTCGTTTATTTATCTCTTGATGCTGCTGCGCAAAGCAGGCGAGCATCCAACGCCTGTGGCACATGCCTGA
- a CDS encoding anti-virulence regulator CigR family protein, translating into MSIRRFSTTALAVVLSLTFATAPVMANPGNGNGGGHGNGGGQGNGGNHGNGNSGNHGNKQNNGQDNPGKSDKSFESSKDVGNDVDARVSFDHARHLALNYGLTGYDSLPPGIAKNLARGKPLPPGIAKKTVPASMLGQLPSYPGYEWRVVGDDLVLIALSTAIVTSVINGVFK; encoded by the coding sequence ATGTCTATTCGTCGTTTTTCCACTACCGCACTTGCCGTAGTGTTGTCTTTAACGTTTGCAACGGCTCCGGTCATGGCTAATCCTGGAAACGGGAATGGCGGTGGTCACGGAAACGGTGGCGGGCAAGGTAATGGCGGTAATCATGGTAACGGGAATTCTGGTAACCATGGCAATAAGCAAAATAACGGTCAGGATAACCCTGGAAAATCGGATAAAAGCTTTGAAAGCAGTAAAGATGTCGGTAACGATGTCGATGCTCGCGTGAGCTTCGATCATGCCCGCCATCTGGCGCTGAATTATGGCTTAACGGGCTATGACTCTCTGCCTCCGGGTATCGCGAAAAACCTGGCGCGCGGTAAGCCATTGCCTCCGGGCATTGCGAAGAAAACCGTGCCGGCCTCAATGCTGGGCCAGCTTCCTTCCTACCCTGGCTATGAATGGCGCGTGGTCGGAGACGACCTGGTCTTAATTGCGCTGAGTACAGCCATTGTGACGTCCGTTATTAACGGCGTCTTTAAATAG
- the pflA gene encoding pyruvate formate lyase 1-activating protein yields MSIIGRIHSFESCGTVDGPGIRFITFFQGCLMRCLYCHNRDTWDTHGGKEVTVEDLMKEVVTYRHFMNASGGGVTASGGEAILQAEFVRDWFRACHKEGIHTCLDTNGFVRRYDPVIDELLEVTDLVMLDLKQMNDEIHQNLVGVSNHRTLEFAKYIADKGIKTWIRYVVVPGWSDDDDSAHRLGEFTRDMGNVEKIELLPYHELGKHKWVAMGEEYKLDGVKPPKKETMERVKGILEQYGHKVMY; encoded by the coding sequence ATGTCAATTATTGGTCGCATTCACTCCTTTGAATCCTGTGGCACCGTCGATGGCCCGGGTATCCGCTTCATCACCTTTTTCCAGGGCTGCCTGATGCGCTGCCTGTACTGCCATAACCGTGACACCTGGGATACCCATGGCGGTAAAGAAGTGACCGTTGAAGACTTGATGAAAGAGGTGGTGACCTACCGCCACTTTATGAACGCGTCCGGCGGCGGCGTCACCGCATCCGGCGGTGAAGCCATTCTGCAGGCTGAATTTGTCCGCGACTGGTTCCGCGCCTGCCATAAAGAAGGCATTCATACCTGCCTCGACACCAACGGCTTCGTACGCCGTTACGATCCGGTTATCGACGAACTGCTTGAAGTGACCGATCTGGTGATGCTCGATCTCAAACAGATGAACGATGAGATCCACCAGAACCTGGTTGGCGTCTCAAACCACCGCACGCTGGAATTTGCCAAATACATTGCCGATAAAGGCATCAAAACCTGGATCCGCTACGTGGTGGTTCCCGGCTGGTCAGATGATGACGACTCCGCGCACCGCCTGGGGGAATTTACCCGCGACATGGGCAACGTCGAGAAAATCGAGCTTCTGCCCTATCACGAGCTGGGTAAACATAAATGGGTGGCGATGGGCGAAGAGTACAAACTTGATGGCGTGAAGCCGCCGAAAAAAGAGACAATGGAACGCGTCAAAGGTATTCTTGAACAGTACGGCCACAAGGTGATGTATTAA
- the pflB gene encoding formate C-acetyltransferase: MSELNEKLATAWEGFAKGDWQNEVNVRDFIQKNYTPYEGDESFLAGATDATTKLWDSVMEGVKLENRTHAPVDFDTSVASTITSHDAGYINKALEKIVGLQTEAPLKRAIIPFGGIKMVEGSCKAYNRELDPMLKKIFTEYRKTHNQGVFDVYTKDILNCRKSGVLTGLPDAYGRGRIIGDYRRVALYGIDFLMKDKYAQFVSLQSDLENGVNLEATIRLREEIAEQHRALGQIKEMAAKYGCDISGPATNAQEAIQWTYFGYLAAVKSQNGAAMSFGRVSTFLDAYIERDIKAGKITEQDAQEMIDHLVMKLRMVRFLRTPEYDELFSGDPIWATESIGGMGVDGRTLVTKNSFRFLNTLYTMGPSPEPNITVLWSEKLPLNFKKFAAKVSIDTSSLQYENDDLMRPDFNNDDYAIACCVSPMVVGKQMQFFGARANLAKTMLYAINGGVDEKLKMQVGPKSEPIKGDVLNFDEVMDRMDHFMDWLAKQYVTALNVIHYMHDKYSYEASLMALHDRDVIRTMACGIAGLSVAADSLSAIKYAKVKPIRDEDGLAVDFEIEGEYPQFGNNDSRVDDMAVDLVERFMKKIQKLTTYRNAIPTQSVLTITSNVVYGKKTGNTPDGRRAGAPFGPGANPMHGRDQKGAVASLTSVAKLPFAYAKDGISYTFSIVPNALGKDDEVRKTNLAGLMDGYFHHEASIEGGQHLNVNVMNREMLLDAMEHPEKYPQLTIRVSGYAVRFNSLTKEQQQDVITRTFTQSM, translated from the coding sequence ATGTCCGAGCTTAATGAAAAGTTAGCCACAGCCTGGGAAGGTTTTGCGAAAGGTGACTGGCAGAATGAAGTAAACGTACGTGACTTCATTCAGAAAAACTATACCCCGTATGAAGGTGACGAATCCTTCCTGGCTGGCGCAACTGACGCGACCACCAAGCTGTGGGACAGCGTAATGGAAGGCGTTAAACTGGAAAACCGCACTCACGCGCCAGTTGATTTTGACACCTCCGTTGCTTCCACCATCACTTCTCACGATGCTGGCTACATCAACAAAGCCCTTGAGAAAATCGTTGGTCTGCAGACTGAAGCACCACTGAAACGCGCAATTATCCCGTTCGGTGGTATCAAAATGGTTGAAGGTTCCTGCAAAGCGTATAATCGCGAGCTGGACCCAATGCTGAAAAAAATCTTCACCGAATACCGCAAAACCCACAACCAGGGCGTATTCGATGTTTACACCAAAGACATTCTGAACTGCCGTAAATCTGGCGTTCTGACTGGTCTGCCAGATGCGTATGGCCGTGGCCGTATCATCGGCGACTACCGTCGCGTTGCGCTGTACGGTATCGACTTCCTGATGAAAGACAAGTACGCGCAGTTTGTTTCCCTGCAGTCCGATCTGGAAAACGGCGTAAACCTGGAAGCGACTATCCGTCTGCGTGAAGAAATCGCTGAACAGCACCGCGCGCTGGGTCAGATCAAAGAGATGGCAGCGAAATATGGCTGCGATATCTCTGGTCCTGCTACCAACGCTCAGGAAGCTATCCAGTGGACCTACTTCGGCTACCTGGCCGCTGTTAAGTCTCAGAACGGTGCAGCAATGTCCTTCGGTCGCGTATCCACCTTCCTGGATGCGTACATCGAACGCGACATCAAAGCAGGCAAAATTACCGAGCAAGACGCTCAGGAAATGATTGACCACCTGGTCATGAAACTGCGTATGGTTCGCTTCCTGCGTACCCCTGAATACGATGAGCTGTTCTCTGGTGACCCAATCTGGGCAACAGAATCAATCGGTGGTATGGGCGTTGACGGCCGTACTCTGGTAACCAAAAACAGCTTCCGCTTCCTGAACACCCTGTACACCATGGGTCCTTCTCCGGAGCCGAACATCACCGTTCTGTGGTCTGAAAAACTGCCTCTGAACTTCAAGAAATTCGCCGCTAAAGTGTCCATCGATACCTCTTCTCTGCAGTACGAGAACGATGACCTGATGCGTCCGGACTTCAACAACGACGATTACGCTATCGCTTGCTGCGTAAGCCCAATGGTTGTTGGTAAACAAATGCAGTTCTTCGGTGCGCGTGCAAACCTGGCGAAAACCATGCTGTACGCAATCAACGGCGGCGTTGATGAAAAACTGAAAATGCAGGTTGGTCCTAAGTCTGAGCCGATCAAAGGCGACGTTCTGAACTTCGACGAAGTGATGGACCGCATGGATCACTTCATGGACTGGCTGGCTAAACAGTACGTGACCGCGCTGAACGTTATTCACTACATGCACGACAAGTACAGCTACGAAGCCTCTCTGATGGCGCTGCACGACCGTGACGTTATCCGCACCATGGCGTGTGGTATCGCTGGTCTGTCCGTTGCTGCTGACTCCCTGTCTGCAATCAAATATGCGAAAGTTAAACCAATTCGTGACGAAGACGGCCTGGCTGTAGACTTCGAAATCGAAGGTGAATATCCGCAGTTTGGTAACAACGACTCTCGTGTTGATGACATGGCGGTTGACCTGGTAGAACGTTTCATGAAGAAAATTCAGAAACTGACTACTTACCGTAACGCTATCCCGACTCAGTCTGTTCTGACCATCACCTCTAACGTTGTGTATGGTAAGAAAACCGGTAACACCCCAGACGGTCGTCGTGCTGGCGCGCCATTCGGCCCAGGTGCTAACCCAATGCACGGTCGTGACCAGAAAGGTGCGGTTGCCTCTCTGACCTCCGTTGCTAAACTGCCGTTTGCTTACGCGAAAGATGGTATCTCATACACCTTCTCTATCGTGCCAAACGCGCTGGGTAAAGACGACGAAGTGCGTAAAACTAACCTCGCGGGTCTGATGGATGGTTACTTCCACCACGAAGCGTCCATCGAAGGTGGTCAGCACCTGAACGTGAACGTAATGAACCGTGAGATGCTGCTCGACGCGATGGAACACCCTGAGAAATATCCTCAGCTGACCATCCGCGTATCTGGCTACGCAGTACGTTTTAACTCCCTGACTAAAGAACAGCAGCAGGACGTTATCACCCGTACTTTCACTCAGTCCATGTAA